In the genome of Candidatus Moraniibacteriota bacterium, one region contains:
- the rpsL gene encoding 30S ribosomal protein S12, which yields MPTLNQLVRRPRVSSTKKSKSPAFGFVMNTLKNHPTNSTGPYKRGVCLKVSTTTPKKPNSALRKIARVRLTNGMEVTAYIPGIGHNLQEHSIVMIRGGRVKDLPGVRYHIVRGVLDASGVADRKRSRSKYGAKRPKEA from the coding sequence GTGCCGACACTGAATCAGCTGGTCCGCCGTCCGCGGGTCTCATCCACCAAGAAGTCGAAGTCGCCCGCGTTTGGGTTTGTGATGAATACGCTTAAGAATCATCCGACCAATTCAACGGGTCCCTACAAGCGCGGGGTGTGTCTCAAAGTTTCGACGACAACGCCGAAGAAGCCGAACTCCGCTCTCCGCAAGATCGCGCGCGTCCGCCTGACCAACGGTATGGAAGTGACGGCATATATCCCTGGTATCGGACACAATTTGCAAGAGCACTCCATTGTGATGATTCGCGGCGGTCGCGTGAAAGATCTTCCGGGGGTGCGCTACCATATCGTACGGGGCGTGCTTGATGCCTCAGGTGTTGCCGATCGCAAGCGCAGCCGCTCGAAGTACGGTGCAAAGCGTCCGAAGGAAGCCTAG
- the rpsG gene encoding 30S ribosomal protein S7, which produces MPRRKRQFDKTWKIDARYGNPLVGHFIGMIMWDGKKTVAEKIIYDSFEIIRERTKKGGLNVFEQAVKNVSPLLELKSRRVGGANYQVPIPVSGDRRQMLAMRWLRDVCRKKKGKPMAERFADEFLDAANKTGLAMKKREDVHRMAEANKAFAHFA; this is translated from the coding sequence ATGCCACGACGGAAACGACAATTTGATAAGACCTGGAAAATTGATGCTCGCTATGGAAATCCATTGGTTGGGCATTTTATCGGCATGATCATGTGGGATGGCAAGAAAACTGTGGCGGAAAAGATTATCTACGATTCATTTGAGATTATCCGTGAACGGACCAAGAAAGGCGGGCTTAATGTGTTTGAACAGGCGGTCAAGAATGTTTCCCCGCTTCTCGAACTTAAGAGTCGCCGCGTGGGAGGCGCTAATTATCAGGTGCCGATCCCGGTGTCCGGCGATCGCCGGCAAATGCTCGCGATGCGCTGGCTTCGCGATGTGTGCCGCAAGAAGAAGGGGAAACCGATGGCGGAACGTTTTGCTGATGAATTTCTCGATGCTGCCAATAAGACCGGTCTTGCTATGAAGAAGCGCGAGGATGTCCACCGCATGGCGGAAGCCAACAAGGCCTTTGCACACTTTGCCTAG
- a CDS encoding site-2 protease family protein: MSPQEFVLVGFYLVILLYTVIMHEVAHGVIALWLGDKTAQYSGRLTLNPVSHVDFMGSVVVPLMMFFTTGLAFGWAKPVPYNPYNLKNQKWGPVVVAFAGPGSNFLLAFIAAIIAHILPVSLAERQDIFARFFGIIGRVGEWSDRWGGFADAVAGSLPGIFLGFLLMIIFWNVLLGVFNMVPIPPLDGSKLLYPLLSLRPETVIFLEQYGFIFLLLVIFSPLGILIQWPLGIFLDFFLRIAA, encoded by the coding sequence ATGTCGCCACAGGAATTTGTTCTCGTTGGATTCTACCTTGTCATTTTGCTCTATACCGTCATCATGCATGAGGTGGCGCATGGCGTTATTGCGCTCTGGCTTGGCGATAAGACAGCGCAGTATTCGGGTCGGCTCACGCTCAATCCGGTATCGCATGTCGACTTTATGGGGTCGGTCGTGGTGCCGCTCATGATGTTTTTTACGACAGGTCTTGCATTCGGGTGGGCGAAGCCGGTGCCATACAATCCATACAATCTCAAGAATCAGAAGTGGGGGCCGGTGGTGGTTGCTTTTGCCGGGCCGGGGTCGAACTTTCTCTTGGCATTCATTGCCGCGATCATCGCGCATATTCTTCCGGTGAGCCTTGCGGAGCGTCAGGATATTTTCGCTCGATTCTTTGGTATTATCGGGCGCGTCGGAGAATGGTCGGATCGATGGGGCGGATTTGCTGATGCGGTTGCCGGGTCACTGCCGGGAATTTTCCTCGGATTTCTTCTCATGATCATCTTCTGGAATGTGCTTCTTGGCGTGTTTAACATGGTGCCGATCCCGCCACTTGACGGCTCGAAGCTCTTGTATCCGCTGCTCTCGCTTCGCCCGGAAACGGTGATATTTCTCGAACAATACGGATTCATCTTTCTCTTGCTTGTCATCTTCTCGCCCCTTGGCATCCTTATCCAATGGCCCCTCGGCATTTTCCTTGATTTCTTCCTGCGCATTGCAGCCTAA
- a CDS encoding peptidoglycan DD-metalloendopeptidase family protein, whose protein sequence is MSLRRSALSLLIGLFSLEALAGQPSLKLPFEAGVTIRVSHGYWSLSGNDPSDSHAAPSDRFALDFVGSGGSGCEIFGTSVVAAQTGVVSKVVRGKSAVFPVSRRGIADGYGNYIILDHGDGYFTRYAHLSEVDDRVQVGAPVIQGYSIGKVGDTGYAVGSVCSNSHAGVHLHFALYKDGNGKSPEPMSGYVGFLSGNSYTSDNGQSAWAKAKTSTLVDENRWIYWKMNASDPTCTAGSNHVIDDMDRGICIQVSSESCPESAFFVTVDDVFGGSFEDQSASPPITGGKHSGDLPNLIVHELYLVKDADSNSPHLSQIHIGERSYCNIQVKNTGEAGAWDEWANRCYLSKGNYRDHDPDNLGHESMDDLAAGQSRRVYQIIPPFEYPGTFNITACADTDGSSGDKAVTESDEGDNCYDEVRFTVVSDPDVAVTGLSLNTTVLEATVANIGENFGPDVVRISYAVDGAFVGFDQVKRENLKGGMSKVESVDISQVVAETGTHTARACIDYDSQIVEVNEVNNCKDLTFVVQGASVPATGPDPDAVPTKTPSTKQASPAALQLLFD, encoded by the coding sequence ATGTCTTTGCGTAGAAGTGCCCTTTCTTTGTTGATAGGACTTTTCTCGCTGGAAGCGCTAGCGGGACAACCGAGTCTTAAACTCCCATTTGAAGCTGGAGTGACTATTCGTGTGTCTCACGGGTACTGGTCGTTGTCAGGGAATGATCCATCTGATAGTCATGCAGCGCCTTCGGATCGTTTTGCACTTGACTTTGTTGGCTCTGGCGGTAGCGGTTGCGAGATATTTGGAACATCTGTTGTAGCAGCTCAGACAGGCGTAGTTTCAAAGGTTGTTCGGGGTAAGTCCGCCGTATTTCCGGTTTCGAGGAGGGGGATTGCAGATGGCTATGGAAACTATATTATCCTCGATCACGGAGACGGCTACTTTACTCGCTATGCTCATTTGAGCGAAGTAGATGATAGGGTCCAAGTTGGCGCCCCTGTAATTCAGGGGTATTCTATTGGAAAAGTTGGTGACACTGGATATGCAGTTGGATCTGTCTGCTCAAATAGTCATGCAGGTGTCCATCTCCACTTTGCTTTATATAAGGATGGGAATGGTAAAAGTCCAGAACCAATGAGTGGATATGTTGGCTTCCTGAGCGGGAACTCGTATACGTCTGACAATGGTCAGAGTGCTTGGGCGAAAGCGAAGACATCAACATTGGTTGATGAGAACCGCTGGATATACTGGAAAATGAATGCGAGTGACCCTACATGTACCGCTGGTTCAAATCATGTTATCGATGATATGGATAGGGGTATCTGCATTCAAGTGTCGAGCGAAAGTTGCCCGGAGTCTGCATTCTTTGTGACCGTAGACGATGTGTTTGGGGGATCGTTTGAGGATCAGTCCGCATCTCCCCCTATCACCGGCGGCAAACATTCCGGCGACCTTCCCAACCTCATCGTTCACGAATTGTATCTCGTGAAAGATGCTGACAGCAACAGTCCACATCTCTCCCAAATCCATATCGGAGAGCGAAGCTACTGCAATATCCAGGTGAAAAACACCGGAGAGGCCGGAGCTTGGGACGAGTGGGCGAATCGGTGCTATCTGTCCAAGGGAAACTATCGCGACCACGATCCCGACAATCTTGGACACGAGAGTATGGACGACTTGGCGGCGGGACAATCCCGCCGGGTTTATCAAATCATCCCTCCTTTCGAATATCCGGGAACCTTCAACATCACCGCGTGCGCGGATACGGATGGAAGCAGTGGGGACAAGGCGGTTACGGAATCCGACGAAGGCGACAATTGCTATGACGAGGTTCGGTTCACGGTGGTGAGCGATCCCGATGTGGCGGTGACGGGCTTGAGTCTGAATACGACCGTATTGGAAGCGACTGTCGCCAATATCGGGGAGAATTTCGGTCCGGATGTTGTCCGTATTTCCTACGCTGTTGATGGTGCTTTTGTTGGATTTGATCAAGTGAAGAGGGAAAACCTCAAAGGAGGCATGTCCAAAGTTGAAAGCGTCGATATATCCCAAGTCGTTGCCGAAACCGGCACACATACGGCTCGGGCGTGTATCGACTATGACAGTCAGATTGTAGAGGTGAATGAGGTGAATAACTGCAAAGATCTGACATTTGTCGTTCAAGGCGCGTCCGTTCCTGCAACCGGTCCGGATCCCGATGCGGTACCAACAAAGACGCCTTCGACCAAGCAGGCGAGTCCGGCGGCTTTGCAACTGCTATTCGATTGA
- a CDS encoding lytic murein transglycosylase has translation MNQILFRGRLRRTIFSVVSLVSLLSNAALPFVAVAQDDVEDTQDDIRRVEKKIEAATKKKATLEQNLNQVNASLGVAIAAVRKTQAAILDTKDSITRAALEIELTDQQIALKQAVLADLVREAYLRGSDSPADIALGDATLSEMLDTSTQFATIGSRIGSILDDMERLKEDRETEKTALEAKKKESEEALAQKNAEKAVLAQNQSEIAQDVAEQTATIEELQKKLAELESDLNTLTGKSYNAKDIKEAVEFASDKTDVPKGVLYGFLKMETNLGANTGQCTYKEVEKVAVARYKKYGSKYKSSIALLYERQEIFYDLVDDLGYSKNKKVSCSPSGYIGQGGAMGVSQFMSDVWQGYSSSVASKTGHKIPDPWNLTDGVMAMALKLRKAGATSDKESVIKKASINYLGTFYSNYYNGIVYWSKNYKKLFD, from the coding sequence ATGAATCAAATTTTGTTCCGCGGTCGTTTGCGGAGGACAATTTTCTCAGTGGTTTCTTTAGTGTCGCTTCTCTCGAATGCGGCGTTGCCGTTTGTGGCGGTGGCGCAGGATGATGTTGAAGATACGCAGGATGACATACGTCGAGTTGAGAAAAAAATCGAAGCGGCAACAAAGAAGAAGGCGACTTTGGAGCAGAATCTCAATCAGGTAAATGCCTCGCTTGGTGTCGCCATAGCGGCGGTGCGGAAGACGCAGGCGGCTATCCTTGATACGAAAGACTCTATTACGCGAGCAGCCCTGGAAATCGAATTGACGGATCAACAGATCGCACTCAAACAGGCAGTGCTTGCGGATTTGGTGCGCGAGGCGTATTTGCGCGGATCGGATTCGCCGGCAGACATTGCTCTGGGTGATGCGACGTTGTCGGAAATGCTCGATACGTCGACGCAATTTGCGACGATAGGGTCGCGGATCGGGAGTATCTTGGACGATATGGAGCGCCTCAAAGAGGATCGGGAAACAGAGAAGACAGCGCTTGAAGCAAAGAAGAAAGAATCCGAAGAAGCGCTCGCCCAGAAAAATGCTGAGAAAGCGGTGCTTGCGCAAAATCAATCGGAGATTGCTCAAGATGTAGCTGAACAGACGGCAACCATAGAGGAGTTGCAGAAGAAGCTTGCTGAATTGGAAAGTGATTTGAATACGCTGACAGGCAAATCTTACAATGCGAAAGATATCAAGGAGGCGGTGGAATTTGCGAGTGATAAGACCGACGTGCCCAAAGGCGTGCTTTACGGATTCCTCAAGATGGAGACGAATCTCGGTGCGAATACCGGGCAGTGTACATACAAAGAGGTGGAGAAGGTTGCTGTGGCGCGATATAAAAAATACGGTTCGAAATACAAATCATCTATTGCGCTTCTTTACGAGCGGCAGGAGATTTTTTATGATCTTGTTGATGATCTGGGATACAGTAAGAATAAGAAAGTATCCTGCTCGCCGAGCGGATATATCGGGCAGGGTGGGGCAATGGGCGTATCTCAGTTTATGTCGGATGTGTGGCAGGGGTATTCTTCTTCGGTGGCATCGAAGACGGGACACAAGATTCCGGATCCGTGGAATTTGACCGATGGCGTGATGGCAATGGCTCTCAAGCTTCGCAAAGCAGGGGCAACTTCCGATAAGGAATCGGTTATCAAAAAAGCGTCGATAAATTACCTCGGTACCTTCTACAGTAATTACTACAATGGTATTGTCTACTGGTCGAAGAATTATAAGAAGCTCTTTGATTGA
- the fusA gene encoding elongation factor G, with translation MPRTTPLKDYRNIGIIAHIDAGKTTTTERVLFYTGITHKIGEVHEGEATMDWMEQERERGITITSAATTCYWKNHQINIIDTPGHVDFTVEVERSLRVLDGGVVVFDGKEGVEPQSETVWRQADKYSVPRICFINKIDKEGADFEAALSSIWNRLTPNAVAVQYPIGVRSDFSGIVDLMEMKAYTFEGSMGEKVVSIDIPSDLMETVKKWRETMVEKISETDDVLIEKFLGGEEISVDELKVALRKAVISTKLIPVLVGTALRNKGVQLVLDAVVDYLPSPLDIPPAQGTDPKSGAEMTVKVDDAAPFSALAFKVATDPFVGQLTFFRVYSGVVKAGSYVLNSTKGEKERIGRILQIHANHREEIEEISAGGIGALVGMKATTTGDTLCDPDRPVILESITFPEPVIDIAVEPKTKADQEKMALALKKLAEEDPTFRVHTDEESGQTILSGMGELHLDIIVDRMRREFKVDVNVGRPQVAYRETIKVTAEAEGKYIKQSGGRGQYGHCWIRLEPQEAGKGYEFASEVKGGVVPQEYIKPIDKGVQEAMLNGVLAGYPVVDVKAVVYDGSSHDVDSSEAAFKIAGSLAFKEAMRRAKPIILEPIMKVVVITPEAFMGDAVGDINAKRGIIKEMNDRGEGNARVKEIVAEVPLASMFGYATSLRSMSQGRASSSMEFSHYAEVPSNVSQEIMGGEKKK, from the coding sequence ATGCCTCGCACGACACCGCTCAAAGACTATCGCAATATCGGAATTATCGCGCATATCGATGCCGGGAAGACGACCACGACTGAGCGCGTGCTTTTCTATACGGGTATTACGCACAAGATTGGCGAAGTGCATGAGGGCGAGGCGACGATGGATTGGATGGAACAGGAGCGCGAGCGCGGCATCACAATTACGAGTGCCGCGACGACGTGCTATTGGAAGAATCACCAAATCAATATTATCGACACGCCGGGGCACGTTGATTTTACAGTGGAAGTGGAGCGATCGCTTCGCGTGCTCGATGGCGGTGTCGTCGTATTCGACGGTAAGGAAGGGGTTGAGCCGCAGTCGGAGACGGTGTGGCGGCAGGCGGACAAATACAGCGTGCCTCGAATTTGTTTCATTAATAAGATAGACAAAGAAGGTGCTGATTTTGAGGCAGCGCTCTCTTCCATCTGGAATCGACTGACGCCGAATGCGGTTGCAGTCCAATATCCGATCGGCGTTCGATCGGACTTTTCCGGCATTGTAGATTTGATGGAGATGAAGGCATACACCTTTGAAGGGTCTATGGGGGAGAAAGTGGTGTCGATCGACATTCCGAGTGATTTGATGGAAACGGTCAAGAAGTGGCGCGAAACCATGGTGGAGAAAATATCCGAAACGGACGACGTGCTTATTGAGAAGTTCTTGGGAGGCGAAGAGATTTCTGTCGACGAGCTTAAGGTGGCACTTCGTAAGGCGGTGATTTCCACCAAACTTATCCCGGTGCTTGTGGGTACGGCACTCCGAAACAAAGGCGTTCAATTGGTGCTGGATGCAGTGGTGGATTATTTGCCGTCGCCGCTTGATATTCCTCCGGCACAGGGAACAGATCCGAAGTCCGGTGCGGAGATGACGGTGAAGGTTGACGATGCCGCTCCTTTTTCGGCGCTTGCTTTCAAGGTAGCGACAGACCCTTTTGTGGGACAGCTTACTTTTTTCCGGGTGTATTCCGGCGTGGTGAAGGCGGGATCGTACGTGCTGAACTCTACCAAGGGTGAGAAGGAGCGTATCGGCCGTATCTTGCAGATTCACGCGAATCATCGCGAAGAAATCGAAGAAATATCCGCCGGTGGTATCGGCGCGCTTGTCGGCATGAAAGCGACGACGACCGGCGATACGCTGTGTGATCCTGACCGCCCGGTGATTCTTGAATCGATTACTTTCCCGGAGCCGGTGATTGATATTGCAGTCGAACCGAAAACAAAAGCTGATCAAGAAAAAATGGCATTGGCACTCAAAAAGCTTGCCGAAGAGGACCCGACCTTTCGTGTGCATACGGATGAGGAGAGCGGTCAGACAATTCTTTCGGGTATGGGCGAATTGCATCTCGATATCATCGTGGATCGTATGCGCCGCGAGTTCAAAGTTGATGTGAATGTCGGTCGTCCGCAGGTGGCCTATCGCGAGACGATTAAGGTGACGGCGGAAGCTGAGGGAAAATATATCAAGCAGTCTGGCGGTCGCGGACAGTACGGACACTGTTGGATTCGCCTCGAGCCGCAGGAGGCGGGGAAGGGCTATGAGTTTGCCAGTGAGGTAAAGGGCGGTGTCGTGCCTCAGGAGTATATTAAACCGATCGATAAGGGCGTGCAGGAGGCAATGTTGAATGGCGTGCTTGCCGGGTATCCGGTTGTTGATGTGAAGGCGGTGGTGTATGACGGTTCCTCACACGATGTTGACTCGTCGGAAGCGGCATTCAAAATCGCTGGGTCACTTGCTTTCAAAGAGGCAATGCGTCGGGCGAAGCCGATTATTCTCGAGCCGATTATGAAGGTGGTGGTTATCACGCCGGAAGCCTTCATGGGCGACGCAGTTGGCGATATCAACGCGAAGCGCGGCATTATAAAAGAGATGAACGATCGAGGCGAGGGGAATGCTCGCGTGAAAGAAATTGTTGCCGAAGTGCCGCTTGCGTCGATGTTTGGCTATGCGACATCGTTGCGCTCCATGTCGCAGGGACGAGCGAGTTCCTCGATGGAATTCAGTCACTACGCCGAAGTGCCTTCCAATGTTTCCCAAGAAATAATGGGCGGCGAGAAAAAGAAATAA